Within Polyangia bacterium, the genomic segment GCGGCGCGGCGTGCCGCCTTGACGATGGCCGAAGTGCAAGGCGTGATCGACTTGCTCCAAGGCGCGTCGCCCGAGCAGGAGACGCGGGTGCTCGAAGAGCCGCGGGCGGCGCTCCTGCAAATGGCGGACGTGTCGCCGCCGTTGCGCGATCCCCGATTGACGGTGGCGGGGAACCGCTTGGCGCGGCAGTTGAGCATGCTGCTCGACTTGTTGACGCGTATGGAGAACTGGCTGCGTCATCCGGGCCTGGCGGAACTCAAGCGCGACGATCGCCGCGTGTTGGCGCCGCGTTTTCAGCGACTGGCCGGCACGGCGCGGACGACGATCGCGGCGGTGGAGGAGGTTTGGACCGCGGAATACCTGGAAGCAAGCTCATGACCGAAGACATGCGTAACGAGATTATTCGCCGCCGCCAGCAAGGAACTTCGCAACGGCGCATCGCTCAGGATCTGGGCGTCGCGCGTGCGGCCGTGCACGACGTCCTCCAGCGCTGGGCCGCGGAGCGAGCCCAGGGAGCGCCGGCGTCCTTGCCTCGGCCCAGCGTGCGTCGGCCGAGCGTGCTCGACGCCTACGACGATGCCATGCGCCAGTTCTTAAGTCGTTATCCGGATATGACCGCGGTCCGCATCCATGAGGAGTTGCGTCGGCAAGGCTTCACCGGCCACTACTCCATCGTGCGCGACCGCGTCCGGCAATTGCGCGCCACGCCCGCGGCCGAGCCGGTCGTCCGTTTCGAGACCGTCATGGGAGCGCAGGCGCAAATGGATTACAGCAGCTACGACATCGACTTTGTCGCCGAGGGCCGCCGCCGCGTCCACCTCTTCAGTTACGTGCTGAGCTACTCGCGACGCAGCTACTTGCACTTCGTCGAAGCGCAAGATCTGCCGACGACCTTGCGCGAGCACGTCCGCGCCTTCGCGCATCTGGGAGGCGTGGCGGCGCACTGTTTGTACGACAACATGAAAGTCGTGGTGCTGCGTCACGGCGACGAAGGCCCGCTCTACAATCCCAAGTTCCTCGCCTTCGCCAGCCACTACGGTTTCGCGCCCCGCGCCTGCCGCGTGCGCCGCAGCCAAACCAAGGGAAAGGTCGAACGTCATTTTCATTACGTGGAAAGCAACTTTCTCAACGGCCGCACCTTCCGCACCCTGGAACATCTCAACGAGATGCTCCAGGGCTGGCTGGCCAATGTGGCCGACGTCCGCGTCCATCGCGAGACCCGGCAGCGGCCCGTCGACCGCCACGCCGAGGAACGACCGCATCTGCTCCCCTTACCAGCTACTCCTTACGATGTGTCCGTCGTCGAATATCGCGTCGTCGATGTCGAGGGCTTCGTCGCCTGGCGGCAGAACTTGTACTCGGTCCCGTGGCGCCACATCGGCCAGGCCCTCGCCGTCCGCGTCAACGCCGCCACGCTCATCGTCTACGGTCCCCAGTTCGACGAGATCGCCCGCCATGATCTCTTGGCCAGCGGCGTGAGCGGCCAGCGCTGCCTGCACAAGAGCCATCGTCCCAGCGCCGATCCCCGCCAACACGAAGCGGCTTTACGCCAACGCTTCGCCGAGCTGGGGCCCGTCGCCCAACGCTTCCTCGACGGCCTGCTCCGCGAACAACGCTACGGCAAAGAACAGGCTGCCAAAGTCCTCGCCTTGCACAGCACCTACACACGCGCCGATTGGCTTGCCGCCCTCGAGCGCGCCGTCCGCTTCGGCGCTTTCTCGCTCGCCGCCGTCGAACGCATCCTGGCCACTCAGGCCAAACCGAAAAGCCCTCTCGAAACTCTCGCCGACCGCGAACGTCAGCGCTTGGCCGAGCACCTGTGTGACAACCCGGTGTCACCGCGACCCACCGCCGATTATCAACACCTCATGGAGCCGCCTCATGGCCCGCCGCAGGAAACCCCGAGCAACCAAGACAACGCCCCACCAGCCGGCGCCGACGC encodes:
- the istA gene encoding IS21 family transposase, with the protein product MTEDMRNEIIRRRQQGTSQRRIAQDLGVARAAVHDVLQRWAAERAQGAPASLPRPSVRRPSVLDAYDDAMRQFLSRYPDMTAVRIHEELRRQGFTGHYSIVRDRVRQLRATPAAEPVVRFETVMGAQAQMDYSSYDIDFVAEGRRRVHLFSYVLSYSRRSYLHFVEAQDLPTTLREHVRAFAHLGGVAAHCLYDNMKVVVLRHGDEGPLYNPKFLAFASHYGFAPRACRVRRSQTKGKVERHFHYVESNFLNGRTFRTLEHLNEMLQGWLANVADVRVHRETRQRPVDRHAEERPHLLPLPATPYDVSVVEYRVVDVEGFVAWRQNLYSVPWRHIGQALAVRVNAATLIVYGPQFDEIARHDLLASGVSGQRCLHKSHRPSADPRQHEAALRQRFAELGPVAQRFLDGLLREQRYGKEQAAKVLALHSTYTRADWLAALERAVRFGAFSLAAVERILATQAKPKSPLETLADRERQRLAEHLCDNPVSPRPTADYQHLMEPPHGPPQETPSNQDNAPPAGADARADAPTRLGTGPDPSPDGRSDPSASPDTDRPT